From Erigeron canadensis isolate Cc75 chromosome 5, C_canadensis_v1, whole genome shotgun sequence:
GCACATGTAACATAAACTAGCAGGTCATTCGCGTAATACAACTAGGTAATGGTGAAGGTAGTGAGATGTGGGAGATGAGTGACAattggtagtggtggtgatgGTACGTAGCAACGAGATGAGGGTACGATATATAGgtattctataaaaaaaaaatatgatattgtAGGTATTTTTCGTCATATTCCAAAAAGAATGGTAGTATAGGTTTTTTATTTAAGAAATGAAGGATAGAATGACAGATAATGTATATGTAAGAGGTCTATTTTGTACGTACATTTCAAAATGTTAGTAATATTAAGACATAtcaggaaaaagaaaaaatccaaAATGCTTAACCGTACGTAGTATCATCTATTTTGTAATGCATCAATTTTAAAAACTGAATgaaatcgcaaaaagaaactcGAACGAAAAAGAATATGAATTATTGTTTACCAAAAATGGAAAAAGTAGATGATGATTTGACTTTCATAGTTTTCATTTTACTCCGTAGTATTTGTGCATATATGAATCAATAATCtacaaatgttttgaaaaatataCTCCGATGAAGATAGATTTATAGCTAGGTCATAATGATAGGtaggttttagataaaataaaacaagtattaaagtaaaacaaataaaacaataagtttctcttcactgaaaatatcatgcatcatgaaaatcatcgtgcatcaattgcttcgtgaatctttgtgcatcaatttaaccatgatctaaaggtcaagatcttgtcctatttagtttactttaatacttgttttacaatactcataCAACCCCATGATACGTATAATGATatgtcatatatgtatataacgtGGCATGCATATGATGATATGTAGATACTGGAGTAGAAAGTTCATAACAAGTttatataaatgaaagaaaatgcACAAGAGGAAATTTATAATAGGGAATTGCTAACTAGTGCCTTTAGTGCATTAGTTAAGAAGCATTTAATGAATCATATATTGAAGTCGAAATTTCTTAacatatgaaaatatgtattaattattcatttaaaaatagaaactgTTAGGTtgaattaatacacattaaatatatttttttgaatattaAGGAAATAACGGGTTCATTAAATGCTTCTTAACTAATACActaggggcactagttagcaaatccctttATGGTAGGGAATTTAGAGATGTTTACATGGTGTAAAGATTTCCAGTATCGTGACCTTTTTCGATTTATAATACTTTTGTGTCATGTCATctcattattttatttgtttataataaAATCTCCGCTTTGTATGAACTTAAATTTCCACGTTTATAAACTTTCCAATTGTATAAACTAACCCCACTATACTTTTTAATCACTAAATAATTGAACAATTATTAGAAAGGATTTTGATTCATGGGGATGAACTTCTCCTCATGGACTTCCAAGAACTAAGCAAAACAAGGCGATTTAATGAATGTTGCAACTTTTAATGAAAAGCAAAAAATTTTGTATAAAGTGTGTCAGTTTAATGGAATATTGTCCATGTAAAAGAAATCAATATTCCTAAATGtaccaaagaaacaaaaattaaaaaagtgaaTCCAGATTGAGTAAAATGCTGCAATGTCTATATACATTCCataagaaacaaaacaaaaaaaaaataaataaataaaaaaccaccAAACAAAACTACTCTAAATGTGTCATCTTTTGAACCTCATGGGAAAGAGTGAAATGATAAGCTAGCGACAAACTTGACTATATAGaaaatcgtatgaatgaccCCCGTAGATATATGTTTagatatatcaaaattataCTACATAGCTACCTACTATTTTATTGTTGAAAGGCTATAGGTATGACTTAAAGAGTATATAAATGCTACCTAATAGGCTAAAATGTGCCAAAACAAAAAGTACCTAAGCATTGTGTTTTTATAATGTCTGATCATGTTCTGGTATATCTTTAGACTTCCCACCCTTTCAAATGCTTATTGTTTCACATCATGTTGATGATGATTCGACAGTCACCAACTACATAAAACATTTACCAAACCTTGTGCACATATGTATAACGATTGGACATCCGTTGATGGTAAGTATGCATATCGCATAGTATATGTCTTATCAAGCGAGTTATAAACCAAATCGACGAATGCACCATTCCAGAATCAATATTATCATTCATCATGTTGGGGCTGAGCCATGTCATCAAAGATATGTATTACAATGACAAATGTTCATTAgtttcataaatcataataaaaataatctcACATACGCACATACATACTCTTAACTCTAAATCTGACGCGAATCGCAGTTGGCACTGTCCCAGTGTCCCATCGATTCATTATGCTAAAACCAATGATGTAACAAATAGGAACATAGCTCATTATAAACCACTCAGCATAATATAGGAACAAACAGTGTTTATATGTTCCCTCTTAACATTCAAAACTAGATTTCAGATTTCAACCTTCATACAAAATAAACACCCTTTAGCATTCCAACAGATTTTTCAAAAAGTAGGTACCTATCGTAAACCAAGCAATGAGAAGGAAACAAAACGAAAAAAGACCAATCATGAAAGGCCACCCAACAATGCTGATACCAAAACAAACCATCACAATGAATGGCAGAAATGATCTAAGTACCGATATGGCATCAACCCACCGCCCCTTATGGAGTACTAGAGCTGCGACGTTCATCATATTCCAATTCATTGACCCACCATAGCAGACACGATTCATAAAATCAGCAACAAAGGAGTGACAGTTACATGTGAATAGGTTGTAGGATTTGTGCTCAAAGTGACGTCTACTTGACTGGACTGCATCGTCCCAGCTGATAGCAGTGCCCCTTTCTGCATGCTTGTAGCGTAGCTTACACGTGTGACTGGCGAGGTTAGATGGGAAGCAACACTGTCCATCAAATACAGTATGTATAGTTAAGCTAAACTACAATGACAAAAACTGGTTTAGATACAAACTTCCTCTTAGGGGATATTactaattttgttttgaaattgcGTAAAGTGATTTCAAAGTGTGATAAAATAGCATTGTAGTCTGCGTAAACAGATTCTGCTTAGAATCATTAAACAATTCAGGTGTAAAGCAATAACTcattatcataaaaaaaaatacctatTTATCCATTCTTATAACTAATTTTTAAGAGATGTATACCTCAATTATCAAAACATCTCTCATTCTTTTAATAGAAGAGACTAGTTGAATTCTAATTCTATTTAAGAATCAAGTTCGGTTATCCTACAGTTGATTGATAGTACGGTCCTTCAACAGATATGAACATATGTGCACCAGATTGACTGAAATTAATCAACCCTTTTTAAAGAAGTTTTCTTTGTGACTTAATTGGTAACTCAAGAATTTTCCATACCTAGATATTTTTCTTCTTATAGTTTATTTTCATATACATAACCACTTAGGGATTCCCATTTCCTGAAAAAAATTCTGGTGCCACTTGATTGATATAACATGAAACAAAGGATACCTAAATAATTACTTATAACGACTTACCTACTCTAGTAAACCATAATTTATGTGAagattcaaaaacaaaataacttCAGCTGAAAAACTTGTATCCGATACTAGAAATAGGAAAATTGTTGTTGTCACAGTGTTACTGTGTAGTTAATAGCGGCGCTATAGCGGATAGCGGACCTGAGGTAAAATAGCGGTCCCGCTATTAGCGGCGCTATTTTACCCATATCGGTGCTATAGCGGTCCAAAGAGTGGTAAAATAGCGGTGCTatagcgttttttttttttgggccAAAACTTGAAAGAAGCACTAATTTTTGCAAGTAGTAACACTAATGTTtcaaatattgacacttttaagcttgacttttgcTATTT
This genomic window contains:
- the LOC122598823 gene encoding protein REVERSION-TO-ETHYLENE SENSITIVITY1, whose amino-acid sequence is MRAIPLETSHDTEDPIFTNDEMHDLWPLDEINPTKSRFPCCVVWTPLPVVSWLAPFIGHVGLCMEDGAVVDFSGSNLVNVDNFAYGAVARYIQLDREQCCFPSNLASHTCKLRYKHAERGTAISWDDAVQSSRRHFEHKSYNLFTCNCHSFVADFMNRVCYGGSMNWNMMNVAALVLHKGRWVDAISVLRSFLPFIVMVCFGISIVGWPFMIGLFSFCFLLIAWFTIGTYFLKNLLEC